In a single window of the Nocardioides massiliensis genome:
- a CDS encoding FliO/MopB family protein, whose amino-acid sequence MWELALRLVVSLAAVVGLLLVLARITQRRMGGGQDDLVRILHRRPLSRTSAVAVVTVGERVLVLGTTEQQVSVLAELDPDEIATTLPAGVVGGPDAPVATGLSVVAPGKHRADVPIAVPTVPAGRGGVPPQPGGPLAGSLLSVQTWRQALTAATRARDAS is encoded by the coding sequence ATGTGGGAGCTCGCTCTCCGTCTCGTCGTGTCGCTGGCGGCCGTGGTGGGCCTGCTGCTCGTCCTCGCCCGGATCACCCAACGACGCATGGGTGGCGGCCAGGACGACCTGGTCCGCATCCTGCACCGGCGCCCGCTCTCCCGGACCTCGGCCGTCGCCGTGGTGACGGTCGGTGAGCGGGTCCTGGTCCTCGGCACCACCGAGCAGCAGGTGAGCGTCCTGGCCGAGCTCGACCCCGACGAGATCGCCACGACCCTGCCGGCGGGCGTCGTGGGCGGCCCGGACGCACCCGTGGCCACGGGCCTGAGCGTCGTCGCCCCCGGCAAGCATCGGGCGGACGTCCCGATCGCCGTCCCCACCGTCCCCGCCGGGCGCGGCGGCGTACCCCCGCAGCCGGGAGGCCCGCTCGCGGGATCGTTGCTCTCGGTGCAGACCTGGCGTCAGGCCCTCACCGCTGCGACCCGGGCGCGCGACGCCTCATGA
- the fliN gene encoding flagellar motor switch protein FliN: MSPTTADPQLALPAAQAAAAVLPSADPLSAGTAQPGTPHVVAGFAGAVAAALDGGARGQIAVLVGQELVSALSESPLGQLDLAAAVQPALDAAGSALGCRVEAGRQLDPHAAVALLGESFVVVPLGGVAVAAALLVADAAFAPAPGPVSAVFTPDPTVLPAAVPGPAAATATAGPVRGIELLHGVVMDVTVELGRTRMSVRDLLALTPGTVLELDRAAGSPADLLVNGRLIARGEVVVVDEDFGLRVTEIVDAGSVAATA, translated from the coding sequence ATGAGCCCGACCACCGCCGACCCGCAGCTCGCCCTCCCCGCCGCGCAGGCCGCGGCCGCCGTCCTGCCCTCGGCCGATCCGCTGAGCGCCGGGACGGCGCAGCCGGGCACCCCGCACGTCGTGGCCGGCTTCGCCGGGGCCGTGGCTGCCGCGCTCGACGGCGGCGCACGGGGACAGATCGCCGTCCTGGTCGGCCAGGAGCTGGTGAGCGCCCTGTCCGAGAGCCCTCTGGGGCAGCTCGACCTGGCCGCCGCGGTCCAGCCGGCCCTCGACGCAGCGGGGAGCGCGCTCGGGTGCCGGGTCGAGGCCGGTCGTCAGCTCGACCCGCACGCCGCGGTGGCGCTGCTGGGTGAGTCCTTCGTCGTGGTGCCGCTGGGCGGCGTCGCTGTCGCCGCCGCCCTGCTCGTCGCCGACGCCGCCTTCGCGCCCGCCCCGGGTCCGGTCTCGGCGGTGTTCACCCCGGACCCGACAGTCCTCCCGGCTGCCGTGCCGGGCCCTGCGGCGGCTACGGCGACGGCAGGCCCGGTCCGCGGCATCGAGCTGCTGCACGGGGTGGTCATGGACGTCACCGTCGAGCTCGGGCGCACCCGGATGAGCGTGCGCGACCTGCTCGCGCTCACACCGGGCACCGTCCTGGAGCTCGACCGCGCCGCGGGGAGCCCCGCGGACCTGCTCGTCAACGGTCGCTTGATCGCCCGCGGTGAGGTCGTCGTCGTCGACGAGGACTTCGGGCTGCGGGTCACCGAGATCGTCGACGCCGGCTCCGTGGCTGCGACGGCCTGA
- a CDS encoding flagellar motor switch protein FliM, giving the protein MTTPAVDPTAGTSEPTAGGLAAATGSVLASAGRQRRRQPRVVSGYDFRRPIQLSREHSRMLQLGFEGFARQATTVFTSSLRKVSQISLVSIEQRSYGEYVDGLPPTTYMTLFSIDPMPGLGVLELSLPATMVCVDHMLGGHGAGDQPVRPLSEIEASVIGGLVQRLLGEMRYALGGTVELEPRVKAVEYSPQFAQVAGASDVVVVLTFDLRITDRSYPFTVCLPFSPLLPQLQAAATPAPVSERERAQRKHAGEQLHAAFAHVPVEVTVQFRPTRLEPGALSTLAVGDVLRLDHPAAAPLEVTVEKPDGHGVLAHATAGVQGRKLAALVVTLPPPSQETRR; this is encoded by the coding sequence GTGACCACCCCTGCCGTCGACCCGACCGCGGGGACGAGCGAGCCCACGGCCGGTGGCCTCGCCGCGGCCACCGGGTCCGTGCTCGCCAGCGCCGGCCGTCAGCGCCGTCGGCAGCCCCGCGTCGTCTCCGGCTACGACTTCCGCCGTCCGATCCAGCTCTCCCGCGAGCACTCCCGGATGCTGCAGCTCGGCTTCGAGGGGTTCGCTCGGCAGGCGACGACGGTCTTCACCTCGTCGCTGCGCAAGGTCTCCCAGATCTCGCTCGTGTCGATCGAGCAACGCTCCTACGGCGAGTACGTCGACGGGCTTCCCCCGACGACCTACATGACGTTGTTCTCCATCGACCCGATGCCGGGCCTGGGCGTGCTCGAGCTGTCGCTGCCGGCGACGATGGTGTGCGTCGACCACATGCTCGGAGGGCACGGCGCCGGCGACCAGCCCGTGCGCCCGCTCAGCGAGATCGAGGCCAGCGTCATCGGCGGCCTCGTGCAGCGCCTCCTCGGCGAGATGCGCTACGCCCTCGGCGGCACCGTCGAGCTCGAGCCCCGCGTCAAGGCGGTCGAGTACAGCCCGCAGTTCGCCCAGGTCGCCGGCGCGAGCGACGTCGTCGTCGTGCTCACCTTCGACCTGCGCATCACCGACCGGTCCTACCCGTTCACCGTCTGCCTGCCGTTCTCACCGCTGCTCCCCCAGCTGCAGGCGGCTGCGACGCCGGCGCCCGTCTCCGAGCGCGAGCGTGCCCAGCGCAAGCACGCCGGTGAGCAGCTGCACGCGGCCTTCGCGCACGTGCCGGTGGAGGTCACGGTGCAGTTCCGCCCCACCCGGTTGGAGCCCGGTGCGTTGAGCACCCTCGCCGTGGGGGACGTCCTCCGGCTCGACCACCCCGCCGCCGCCCCCCTCGAGGTCACCGTCGAGAAGCCCGACGGCCACGGCGTGCTGGCCCACGCCACCGCCGGCGTCCAGGGACGCAAGCTGGCCGCTCTCGTCGTCACTCTTCCGCCCCCGTCCCAGGAGACCCGCCGATGA
- a CDS encoding flagellar basal body-associated FliL family protein, with amino-acid sequence MTVTAIPPTKPRAEAPPGAPPPAPSGKRRLISIVVAMLIVAGAAYWFLRPAPLPADAAPVPGEVVALEPIQVNLAGGHYLKIGIALQLRAEAPETDGSKALDAVIDLFSGRSMSELASADNRRALKDQLAVRLDELYDGEVIEPYFTDFVTQ; translated from the coding sequence GTGACCGTCACGGCCATCCCCCCGACCAAGCCCCGCGCCGAGGCCCCGCCGGGCGCGCCGCCCCCGGCACCGAGCGGGAAGCGCCGGCTCATCAGCATCGTCGTGGCGATGCTCATCGTCGCTGGTGCGGCGTACTGGTTCCTGCGGCCCGCACCGCTCCCGGCCGACGCTGCCCCCGTGCCCGGGGAGGTGGTCGCCCTCGAACCCATCCAGGTCAACCTCGCCGGTGGGCACTACCTGAAGATCGGCATCGCCCTGCAGCTGAGGGCCGAGGCGCCGGAGACCGACGGCAGCAAGGCGCTCGACGCGGTGATCGACCTCTTCAGCGGACGCTCGATGAGCGAGCTCGCCTCCGCCGACAACCGCCGGGCGCTCAAGGACCAGCTGGCGGTCCGCCTGGACGAGCTCTACGACGGTGAGGTGATCGAGCCGTACTTCACCGACTTCGTGACGCAGTAG